The sequence TGTGCGCAGATCCTCTCCACCCACCCGATTGCCAAGTCTATCCAAAAGGCTTGCCAAAATCTATGTGAACACAACATTGAGGAGTTTAACGAAATCGGGGGCATGGGCGTGCAAGCTAAATGCTGTGCAAATTTAATCGTGGCAGGCAACGACCAAATCTTGCATAAATACAACATCCCCCACCCTAGTTGCAGCCTAGAGGGGACGATCGTGCATGTGGCGACCAATGGGGAGTATGTCGGCTACATTGTAGTCGCTGACTCGCTTAAAGAGGATGCTAAAGAGTGCCTACAAACCCTTAAAAAAGGGGGCTTAGAGCATTTTTGTATCCTTAGTGGAGATAATGAACACGCCACTAAGAGCGTGGCTAAGGCGCTAGATTGCACTTACCACGCAGGGCTTTTGCCCGAGCAAAAAGTGGCAGCCTTTGAGAGCTTTAAAGCCCAACACAAGGGCTTAAGTGCCTTTGTGGGGGATGGGATCAACGATGCGCCCACTTTGGCGATGGCAGATGTGGGCGTGGGGATGGGCAGCGCGAGCCAAGTGAGCAAAGAGAGCGCGGACATCGTCATCACCAACAACGCCCTAAGCTCCATTGTGCAGGTCTTTAGAATCGCGCGCAAAACCCGCCACATTGTCATAGAAAATATCGTGTTTGCTTTAGGTGTGAAGGCATTGTTCTTGGTGTTGGGGGTTGCTGGGGAGGCGAGCCTTTGGGAGGCGGTCTTTGGGGATGTGGGTGTAACTTTGATTGCCCTAGCAAATTCTATGCGCACGATGCGCATTAAGTAATTGTTAGGTTTTCAAGGCTAGAATAAGGGTCCACTATTTTTATAAAAAGGACGCTTATGAAATTGTTACGCTTAGTTGCTATGTCAGGGGTGCTTGTGGCAGCCCTAAATGCCCAAACGATCGGGTTGAATGTCTTCCCCGAATACCAAAGTAAACCCGACCAAGAAATGCTAGACATGGCGGGCAAGGTGGAGGCGAAAAAGATGATCGTTTATTTGAGCGAGATGAAGAACCGCTACAACAAAATGACCCCCAAGCATAAAGCCGAGTTCCAAAAACACTTCCAAGATGTGTTGGCTAAAAACATTTCAAAGCTCAGCCCCTCTCAGCGCAGAAAAGAGCTCAACATGATTGAAGAGGCTTTAGTTAAACGAGAGGATAGCATTAAAAATCTAGAGGCCGAGATCCAGGAGGAATACAACTACATGGACCACTGGAAAAAACTCTTGCAGTCCGGTAGTTTTTACGATGATTTGCAAAAAAATGGTTTCAGTCTCCCCACCGCTGCAAAGAAAAAACACCACTGATACACCGTGTCAGTCAGCGCAGCCGCCTTTTACGGGCATGCCCTAGTTTAATGATGCTCGAGGGCTTTCTAGGGCTTAGGCCCCGCTTGTCCTCTATGATTGTGTTTGCTAAGTCTAGGGCAATTTGGGGTTCATAGCCCTGTCCACTTAAATTCGCTGAAGTGCTAAACACCACGCCCAGCCTTTCTAAAAACACCAAAGTTAGAGGGTCTTGCACTACTCTAAAGGCTCGCCAACCCTCCTTGCCTTTGTAAACAAAGGTCGCCTTTTTATGGCGCACTA is a genomic window of Helicobacter sp. NHP19-012 containing:
- a CDS encoding DUF1104 domain-containing protein; translation: MKLLRLVAMSGVLVAALNAQTIGLNVFPEYQSKPDQEMLDMAGKVEAKKMIVYLSEMKNRYNKMTPKHKAEFQKHFQDVLAKNISKLSPSQRRKELNMIEEALVKREDSIKNLEAEIQEEYNYMDHWKKLLQSGSFYDDLQKNGFSLPTAAKKKHH
- a CDS encoding Sua5/YciO/YrdC/YwlC family protein, with translation MPHQDLRTKAGVILAQSDTTIGFFSHDQDRLNAAKNSPQNKRLLQVCTDFKDLPRVPLKQRSLVRHKKATFVYKGKEGWRAFRVVQDPLTLVFLERLGVVFSTSANLSGQGYEPQIALDLANTIIEDKRGLSPRKPSSIIKLGHARKRRLR